A section of the Stenotrophomonas sp. 364 genome encodes:
- the coxB gene encoding cytochrome c oxidase subunit II: MSGAALLAPAMAWAQAADPKPWQLNMGKGVTQSARLAWESNLFSLWVCTVIGVIVFGAMFYAMFKFRKSKGAVAATFSHNTKAEVIWTVIPVIILVVMAWPATANLIKFYDTRDSEMTVKVTGYQWMWKYEYLGEDVTFTSRLDRESDRVRQSGTVPTLASHPHYLLEVDNRLVLPVDTKVRFVITSDDVIHAWWVPALGWKQDAIPGFINEAWTNIEKPGVYRGQCAELCGKDHGFMPIVVEAVSKEDFQKWLASRKPAPAPAPAATPAAPAPADAAPAAAPDATPPPAPAAAGSNA, from the coding sequence ATGAGCGGGGCAGCACTGCTGGCGCCCGCAATGGCGTGGGCCCAGGCGGCCGACCCGAAACCGTGGCAGTTGAACATGGGCAAGGGGGTTACCCAGAGCGCGCGGTTGGCGTGGGAATCCAACCTGTTCTCGCTGTGGGTGTGCACCGTGATCGGCGTGATCGTGTTCGGCGCGATGTTCTACGCCATGTTCAAGTTCCGCAAATCCAAGGGCGCGGTTGCCGCCACCTTCAGCCACAACACCAAGGCCGAGGTCATCTGGACGGTGATTCCGGTGATCATCCTGGTGGTGATGGCATGGCCGGCCACGGCCAACCTGATCAAGTTCTACGACACCCGTGATTCGGAAATGACCGTGAAGGTCACCGGTTACCAGTGGATGTGGAAGTACGAGTACCTGGGTGAGGATGTCACCTTCACCAGCCGCCTGGACCGCGAGTCCGACCGCGTGCGGCAGAGCGGCACGGTGCCCACGCTGGCATCGCACCCGCACTACCTGCTGGAAGTGGACAACCGGCTGGTGCTGCCGGTGGATACCAAGGTGCGCTTTGTGATCACCTCCGACGATGTCATCCACGCCTGGTGGGTGCCGGCGCTGGGCTGGAAGCAGGACGCCATTCCCGGCTTCATCAACGAGGCCTGGACCAACATCGAAAAGCCCGGCGTGTACCGCGGCCAGTGCGCCGAGCTGTGCGGCAAGGACCATGGCTTCATGCCCATCGTGGTGGAAGCGGTGTCCAAGGAGGACTTCCAGAAGTGGCTGGCCTCGCGCAAGCCCGCCCCGGCACCTGCACCGGCAGCAACACCCGCAGCACCGGCGCCTGCCGATGCCGCGCCTGCCGCCGCTCCGGACGCCACGCCGCCGCCGGCACCGGCTGCAGCAGGCAGCAACGCCTGA
- the ctaD gene encoding cytochrome c oxidase subunit I encodes MAHSAVDHDGHHGHQQSFVERWLFSTNHKDIGTLYLLFSFIMFIIGAAMSVVIRAELMQPGLQFVKPEFFNQMTTVHALVMIFGGVMPAFVGLANWMIPLQIGAPDMALPRMNNWSFWLLPVAFSLLLVTLFLPGGAPAGGWTLYPPLSLQGGYNVAFSVFAIHVAGISSIMGAINIIATVLNMRAPGIDLLKMPIFCWAWLITAFLLIAVMPVLAGAVTMLLTDKFFGTSFFNAAGGGDPVMFQHIFWFFGHPEVYIMILPAFGVVSEIIPTFSRKPLFGYQAMVYAVAAIAFLSFIVWAHHMFTVGMPLGGEIYFMFATMLISIPTGVKVFNWVSTMWRGSLTFEAPMLWAVAFVILFTIGGFSGLMLAIVVADFQYHDTYFVVAHFHYVLVTGAVFALIAAVYYWWPKWTGRMYSEKWAKFHFWWSIVFVNLLFFPQHFLGLAGMPRRIPDYSVAFADWNLISSIGAFGMFATPFMMAAILLHSLRHGEKATDRVWEGARGLEWTLPSPAPAHTFTTPPVIRPGDLAHDDITH; translated from the coding sequence ATGGCGCATTCCGCAGTTGACCACGATGGGCACCACGGGCATCAGCAGAGCTTCGTGGAGCGTTGGTTGTTCTCGACCAACCACAAGGACATCGGCACGCTCTACCTGCTTTTCAGCTTCATCATGTTCATCATCGGCGCGGCCATGAGCGTGGTCATCCGCGCCGAGCTGATGCAACCGGGCCTGCAGTTCGTCAAGCCCGAGTTCTTCAACCAGATGACCACCGTGCATGCGCTGGTGATGATCTTCGGCGGCGTGATGCCGGCTTTCGTCGGCCTGGCCAACTGGATGATCCCGCTGCAGATCGGCGCGCCGGACATGGCGCTGCCGCGCATGAACAACTGGTCGTTCTGGCTGCTGCCGGTAGCCTTCAGCCTGCTGCTGGTCACCCTGTTCCTGCCCGGTGGCGCGCCGGCCGGTGGCTGGACGCTGTACCCGCCGCTGTCGCTGCAGGGTGGCTACAACGTGGCCTTCAGCGTGTTCGCCATCCACGTGGCCGGCATCAGTTCGATCATGGGCGCGATCAACATCATCGCCACCGTGCTCAACATGCGCGCGCCCGGCATCGACCTGCTGAAAATGCCGATCTTCTGCTGGGCCTGGCTGATCACCGCCTTCCTGCTGATCGCGGTGATGCCGGTGCTGGCCGGTGCGGTGACCATGCTGCTCACCGACAAGTTCTTCGGCACCAGCTTCTTCAACGCGGCCGGCGGCGGCGACCCGGTGATGTTCCAGCACATCTTCTGGTTCTTCGGGCACCCGGAGGTGTACATCATGATCCTGCCGGCGTTCGGCGTGGTCAGCGAGATCATCCCCACCTTCAGCCGCAAGCCGCTGTTCGGCTACCAGGCCATGGTCTACGCGGTGGCGGCGATTGCCTTCCTGTCGTTCATCGTCTGGGCCCACCACATGTTCACCGTGGGCATGCCGCTGGGCGGCGAAATCTACTTCATGTTCGCCACCATGCTGATCTCCATCCCGACCGGGGTGAAGGTGTTCAACTGGGTGAGCACCATGTGGCGCGGTTCGCTCACCTTTGAAGCCCCGATGCTGTGGGCGGTGGCGTTCGTGATCCTGTTCACCATCGGCGGTTTCTCCGGACTGATGCTGGCCATCGTGGTTGCCGACTTCCAGTACCACGACACCTACTTCGTGGTGGCGCACTTCCACTACGTGCTGGTCACCGGCGCGGTGTTCGCGCTGATCGCCGCGGTGTACTACTGGTGGCCGAAGTGGACCGGGCGGATGTACAGCGAGAAGTGGGCCAAGTTCCACTTCTGGTGGTCCATCGTGTTCGTGAACCTGCTGTTCTTCCCGCAGCACTTCCTGGGCCTGGCCGGCATGCCGCGCCGCATCCCCGATTACAGCGTGGCGTTCGCCGACTGGAACCTGATCAGCTCGATCGGTGCGTTCGGCATGTTCGCCACGCCCTTCATGATGGCCGCGATCCTGCTGCACTCGCTGCGTCACGGCGAAAAGGCCACCGACCGGGTCTGGGAAGGCGCGCGCGGGCTGGAATGGACGCTGCCCTCGCCGGCACCGGCGCACACCTTCACCACGCCGCCGGTGATCCGCCCGGGCGACCTGGCCCATGACGACATCACCCACTGA
- a CDS encoding cytochrome c oxidase assembly protein, whose translation MSDTGPAVPARTAGLPRLIGVALAVFVLTFSLVPLYRIACEKVFGVRLERGPGAAAAGVTTPGKRTVRVEFDGGVNSKLPWAFHPEQLTMDVVPGELNEALYYARNDSDRALVGSAVPSVAPAKASGYFSKTECFCFTAQTLQAGEKRDMPVRFIVDPDLPANIKTITLSYTFYKNDALSAQLPAAVAATANAHAAP comes from the coding sequence ATGAGCGACACCGGCCCGGCCGTTCCCGCACGCACGGCGGGCCTGCCCCGCCTGATCGGGGTGGCGTTGGCCGTGTTCGTGCTGACCTTCTCGCTGGTGCCGCTGTACCGCATTGCCTGCGAGAAGGTGTTCGGCGTGCGCCTGGAACGTGGCCCCGGCGCGGCGGCGGCGGGCGTCACCACGCCGGGCAAGCGCACCGTGCGGGTGGAGTTCGATGGCGGGGTCAATTCCAAGCTGCCGTGGGCGTTCCATCCCGAACAGCTGACCATGGACGTGGTGCCCGGCGAGCTCAACGAAGCGCTGTATTACGCACGCAACGACAGCGACCGCGCGCTGGTGGGCAGCGCGGTGCCGTCGGTGGCACCGGCCAAGGCGTCGGGTTACTTCAGCAAGACCGAGTGCTTCTGCTTCACCGCGCAGACCCTGCAGGCCGGCGAAAAGCGCGACATGCCGGTGCGCTTCATCGTCGACCCGGACCTGCCGGCCAACATCAAGACCATCACCCTGTCCTACACCTTCTACAAGAACGACGCGTTGTCGGCGCAGCTGCCTGCCGCCGTGGCGGCAACAGCCAACGCACACGCTGCTCCCTAG
- a CDS encoding cytochrome c oxidase subunit 3, translating to MAQQSPDANVYFVPTHSKWPFIGSIAMMVTMVGVASWLNDSGWGKWTFYAGIAMLVLTLFWWFSDVVRESQAGNYNRQVDGSFRMGMVWFIFSEVMFFGAFFGALFYTRNLGLPWLGGEGDGVMTNELLWDGYSAAWPTNGPGSIGGHFQTIPAWGLPLINTLILLTSGVTLTIAHHALKAGNRRQLLVWLGLTVVLGVFFLTLQAEEYIHAYKELNLTLGSGIYGSTFFMLTGFHGAHVLLGTIMLGVMWLRSAKGHFTRDNHFGFEAAAWYWHFVDVVWLMLFLFVYVL from the coding sequence ATGGCCCAGCAAAGCCCCGATGCCAACGTGTACTTCGTGCCCACGCACAGCAAATGGCCGTTCATCGGTTCCATCGCGATGATGGTGACCATGGTGGGCGTGGCCAGCTGGCTCAATGATTCGGGCTGGGGCAAGTGGACCTTCTACGCCGGCATCGCGATGCTGGTGCTCACCCTGTTCTGGTGGTTCAGCGACGTGGTGCGCGAGTCGCAGGCCGGCAACTACAACCGCCAGGTGGACGGTTCATTCCGCATGGGCATGGTGTGGTTCATCTTTTCCGAAGTGATGTTCTTCGGCGCATTCTTCGGTGCGCTGTTCTACACCCGCAACCTGGGCCTGCCGTGGCTGGGCGGCGAGGGCGACGGGGTGATGACCAACGAACTGCTGTGGGACGGCTATTCCGCTGCGTGGCCCACCAATGGCCCGGGCAGTATCGGGGGGCACTTCCAGACCATTCCGGCCTGGGGCCTGCCGCTGATCAACACGCTGATCCTGCTCACTTCCGGCGTCACCCTCACCATCGCCCACCACGCGCTCAAGGCCGGCAACCGCCGCCAACTGCTGGTCTGGCTGGGCCTGACCGTGGTGCTGGGCGTGTTCTTCCTGACCCTGCAGGCCGAGGAATACATCCACGCCTACAAGGAACTCAACCTCACCCTGGGCTCGGGCATCTACGGCTCCACGTTCTTCATGCTCACCGGCTTCCACGGTGCGCACGTGCTGCTGGGCACCATCATGCTGGGCGTGATGTGGCTGCGCTCGGCCAAGGGCCACTTCACCCGCGACAACCACTTCGGCTTCGAAGCGGCGGCCTGGTACTGGCACTTCGTCGACGTGGTGTGGCTGATGCTGTTCCTGTTCGTCTACGTGCTGTAG
- a CDS encoding twin transmembrane helix small protein — translation MNDSLKTLLVIAFLIVIVWNLGAGLYYLLVDRGQTKRTVNALTRRIAVSVALIALVAIGIYSGWIKPHGIGG, via the coding sequence ATGAATGATTCGTTGAAGACCCTGCTGGTAATCGCGTTTCTGATCGTCATCGTCTGGAATCTGGGCGCCGGGCTGTATTACCTGCTGGTCGATCGCGGCCAGACCAAGCGCACCGTCAATGCGCTCACCCGCCGCATCGCGGTGTCGGTGGCGCTGATCGCGCTGGTGGCCATCGGCATCTACAGCGGCTGGATCAAACCCCACGGCATCGGCGGTTGA
- a CDS encoding SURF1 family protein, producing the protein MMRKHTRLIGWVAAVLVITGFCLLGQWQLQRMHEKQALLDQQVPAHAQALRLAAALSAPPTLRWVEDHGQYLPGTVLLDNQTREGRAGFKLYQPFLSDGGARVLVDLGWQPMPPDRVLPPLQPPHGHARIAGLLAPPPASGIALGPALATTVQPGIWLANRMPPDEVARALGLPADSLPTRVLRLDPSLPGGYARDLDLLPNTLPPSRHLGYAVQWFGLALTVLVVALVLELRSRRRVSPDSRR; encoded by the coding sequence ATGATGCGAAAGCACACACGCCTGATCGGTTGGGTGGCCGCGGTGCTGGTGATCACCGGTTTCTGCCTGCTGGGCCAGTGGCAGCTGCAGCGCATGCATGAAAAGCAGGCGCTGCTCGACCAGCAGGTGCCGGCGCATGCGCAGGCGCTGCGCCTGGCCGCCGCGCTGTCGGCGCCGCCAACGTTGCGCTGGGTGGAAGACCACGGGCAGTACCTGCCCGGCACCGTGCTGCTGGACAACCAGACCCGCGAGGGCCGCGCCGGATTCAAGCTGTACCAGCCCTTCCTGAGCGATGGCGGTGCGCGCGTGCTGGTCGACCTGGGCTGGCAGCCGATGCCGCCCGACCGGGTGCTGCCGCCCCTCCAGCCTCCGCACGGCCACGCCCGCATCGCCGGGCTGCTGGCGCCGCCACCGGCCAGCGGCATTGCCCTGGGCCCGGCCTTGGCCACCACCGTGCAGCCGGGAATCTGGCTGGCCAACCGCATGCCCCCGGATGAGGTGGCCCGCGCGCTGGGGCTGCCTGCCGACAGCCTGCCGACGCGTGTGCTGCGGCTGGACCCTTCGCTGCCCGGCGGCTACGCCCGCGACCTGGACCTGCTGCCCAACACGCTGCCGCCCAGCCGTCACCTTGGCTATGCGGTGCAGTGGTTCGGGCTGGCGTTGACCGTGCTGGTGGTCGCGCTGGTGCTGGAGCTGCGTTCACGCCGCCGCGTTTCCCCCGACTCCCGGCGCTGA
- a CDS encoding COX15/CtaA family protein, translating to MSLSARPVLHRNFHRLAWFALIMTASTIMFGSFVRLSDAGLSCPDWPTCYGRVTWPQHAAEVVGHEAAKIRPLETHKAWREQVHRFLAGALGIEILTLALLATRRRRWGTTAVVTACVLVATGIPLYMMGMHVPASILAIIGEAILLVAALRWNNIDLARAALLTLAVVIFQALLGMWTVTWLLKPIVVMGHLLGGMLMFGLLVWMAWRATHMPITLVEAPKLKWLIRAGVAVLVLQIALGGWVSANYAALACGGGSGSLDNFPRCVSQWWPQHDFKEGFTLWRGIGVDYEGGVLDGASRIAIQMAHRMMAIVVAVYLLWLSVRLFKLPSMRGWASALGLLVVAQITLGILNVKLAVPLEVAVAHSGGAVALLFVLVTLLARLRAPDADGKPGTSASAVQAG from the coding sequence ATGAGCCTCTCCGCACGCCCGGTGCTGCACCGCAATTTCCACCGTCTGGCGTGGTTTGCGCTGATCATGACCGCCAGCACGATCATGTTCGGTTCGTTCGTGCGCTTGTCTGATGCCGGCCTGAGCTGCCCGGACTGGCCCACCTGCTATGGCCGCGTCACCTGGCCGCAGCATGCCGCCGAGGTGGTCGGGCACGAAGCGGCCAAGATCCGCCCGCTGGAAACCCACAAGGCGTGGCGCGAGCAGGTGCACCGCTTCCTGGCCGGCGCGCTTGGCATCGAGATCCTCACCCTGGCACTGCTGGCCACGCGCCGCCGTCGCTGGGGCACTACTGCCGTGGTCACCGCCTGCGTACTGGTGGCCACTGGCATACCGCTGTACATGATGGGCATGCACGTGCCGGCCAGCATCCTGGCGATCATCGGCGAGGCCATCCTGCTGGTGGCCGCGCTGCGCTGGAACAACATCGACCTGGCCCGCGCCGCGTTGCTGACCCTGGCGGTGGTGATCTTCCAGGCCTTGCTCGGCATGTGGACGGTGACCTGGCTGCTCAAGCCGATCGTGGTGATGGGCCACCTGCTGGGCGGCATGCTGATGTTCGGCCTGCTGGTGTGGATGGCATGGCGTGCCACGCACATGCCCATCACGCTGGTGGAAGCGCCGAAGCTGAAGTGGCTGATCCGCGCCGGCGTGGCCGTGCTGGTGCTGCAGATCGCGCTGGGCGGCTGGGTCAGCGCCAACTACGCCGCACTCGCCTGCGGCGGCGGCAGTGGATCGCTGGACAACTTCCCGCGCTGCGTCAGCCAGTGGTGGCCGCAGCACGACTTCAAGGAAGGCTTCACCCTGTGGCGCGGCATTGGCGTGGACTACGAAGGTGGCGTGCTCGATGGCGCCTCGCGCATTGCCATCCAGATGGCGCACCGCATGATGGCGATCGTGGTGGCCGTGTACCTGCTGTGGCTGTCGGTGCGCCTGTTCAAGCTGCCGAGCATGCGCGGCTGGGCGAGCGCGCTGGGCCTGCTGGTGGTGGCGCAGATCACCCTGGGCATTCTCAACGTGAAGCTGGCGGTGCCGCTGGAAGTGGCCGTGGCCCACAGTGGCGGCGCGGTGGCGCTGTTGTTCGTGCTTGTCACGCTGCTGGCGCGCCTGCGCGCGCCGGACGCAGACGGCAAGCCCGGCACGTCCGCGTCTGCCGTGCAGGCAGGCTGA
- the cyoE gene encoding heme o synthase: MASYRQYWDLTKPKVVALIVFTALVGMFLAIPGLPTAQQALDGALGFLGIWLAASAAAAINQLLDARIDAQMARTSWRPLVVGKVKPWQVLVFAGLLIALSMTILVVWVNVITAVLTFASLIGYAVIYTVYLKRATSQNIVIGGLAGATPPMLGWAAITGMQGPWDWAYASLLVLIIFIWTPPHFWALAIFRREDYAKAEIPMLPVTHGVAYTRKSIMVYSIALAVVSILPVVFGMSGMFYLGGAIVLNAVFLWYAWRMLNPPDEIFSMKMFGYSIVYLMALFAFLMVDHWMLPWL; this comes from the coding sequence ATGGCCAGTTATCGTCAGTACTGGGACCTGACCAAGCCCAAGGTCGTCGCCCTCATCGTCTTCACCGCGCTGGTCGGCATGTTCCTGGCCATCCCGGGGCTGCCCACCGCGCAGCAGGCCCTGGACGGCGCGCTCGGTTTCCTCGGCATCTGGCTGGCCGCTTCCGCTGCCGCGGCCATCAACCAGTTGCTCGATGCACGCATCGACGCGCAGATGGCGCGCACCTCGTGGCGCCCGCTGGTGGTGGGCAAGGTCAAGCCGTGGCAGGTGCTGGTGTTTGCCGGGCTGCTGATCGCGCTGTCGATGACCATCCTGGTGGTCTGGGTCAACGTCATCACCGCGGTGCTGACCTTCGCCTCGCTGATTGGTTACGCGGTGATCTACACCGTGTACCTCAAGCGCGCGACCTCGCAGAACATCGTCATCGGCGGCCTCGCCGGCGCCACCCCGCCGATGCTGGGCTGGGCCGCGATCACCGGCATGCAGGGCCCGTGGGACTGGGCCTACGCGTCGCTGCTGGTGCTGATCATCTTCATCTGGACCCCGCCGCATTTCTGGGCGCTGGCGATCTTCCGCCGCGAGGATTACGCCAAGGCCGAGATCCCGATGCTGCCGGTCACCCACGGCGTGGCGTACACCCGCAAGTCGATCATGGTGTACTCCATCGCGCTGGCCGTGGTGAGCATCCTGCCGGTGGTGTTCGGCATGAGCGGCATGTTCTACCTCGGCGGTGCGATCGTGCTCAACGCGGTCTTCCTCTGGTACGCGTGGCGCATGCTGAACCCGCCGGATGAGATCTTCTCGATGAAGATGTTCGGCTACTCCATCGTCTACCTGATGGCGTTGTTCGCCTTCCTGATGGTGGACCACTGGATGCTGCCCTGGTTGTAG
- a CDS encoding calcium-binding protein: protein MRSAVLAMTLLCSAAIATPAPDETAMQIMRHAGDHRLVVLGEYHGTAETPRLVADLMERYSRNTAAVRLGLELPMSENVALARYLRSDGGADARETLRTSPFWVVKDDQHDGRRSRDMLALIEAVRVLRAQGRDVGVAGYDNETGASTSSDQRDAAMAAHLRQQFNALPADARMLVLTGNVHAMRTRSADAPPEMQKTMAAYLLDLPLYSVRLEALRGHFWACFQPCRAVPLIERPPRAAKEDTDADRQYDLWIWMPALSVATLTDP from the coding sequence ATGCGAAGCGCAGTACTGGCCATGACACTGCTGTGCAGCGCGGCGATTGCCACACCTGCACCCGATGAGACGGCCATGCAGATCATGCGGCACGCCGGCGACCACCGCCTGGTCGTGCTCGGCGAATACCACGGCACCGCCGAAACGCCGCGGCTGGTGGCCGACCTGATGGAGCGCTACAGCCGCAACACGGCCGCCGTGCGGCTGGGGCTGGAACTGCCGATGAGCGAGAACGTCGCACTGGCGCGCTACCTGCGCTCGGACGGCGGTGCCGACGCGCGCGAGACGCTGCGCACGTCGCCGTTCTGGGTGGTGAAGGACGATCAGCATGACGGCCGGCGCAGCCGTGACATGCTCGCGCTGATCGAGGCCGTCCGTGTGTTGCGGGCCCAGGGCCGCGATGTCGGCGTGGCCGGCTATGACAACGAAACCGGCGCCTCCACCAGCAGTGACCAGCGCGATGCGGCCATGGCCGCGCACCTGCGCCAGCAGTTCAACGCGCTGCCCGCCGATGCACGGATGCTGGTGCTGACCGGCAACGTGCATGCCATGCGCACCCGGTCGGCCGATGCGCCCCCAGAGATGCAGAAGACGATGGCCGCGTACCTGCTGGACCTGCCGCTGTACAGCGTGCGTCTGGAAGCGCTGCGCGGCCATTTCTGGGCGTGTTTTCAGCCGTGCCGCGCAGTGCCGCTGATCGAGCGTCCGCCGCGCGCGGCGAAAGAAGATACAGACGCGGATCGGCAGTACGACCTGTGGATATGGATGCCCGCCTTGAGCGTTGCCACCCTGACTGACCCATAG
- a CDS encoding bile acid:sodium symporter family protein: MKPWWSRLRPDNFTLALLCTVLLASLLPMHGAAAMVLDDVTDVAIALLFFLHGARLPRESIVAGLLHWRLHLTILACTFVLFPLLGLLFKPLDGWLLTPELYIGVLFLCALPSTVQSSIAFTSMARGNVPAAVCSASLSSILGVFLTPLLLALLAGTEGGMHNPVQAIASIMLQLLVPFVAGHLLRPWIAGWVERQRALLRYTDQATILLVVYSAFGEAVSEGLWSKTPLVSLFTVALVAAVLLGIAMPLIRFIARRLGFNREDEITILFCGSKKSLATGVPIAKVLFAGGSLGAIVLPIMIYHQIQLIVCAMIAQRYARDPVEPLKGDVGS, from the coding sequence ATGAAGCCCTGGTGGTCGCGCCTGCGACCGGACAACTTCACCCTCGCCCTGCTCTGCACCGTGCTGCTGGCCTCGCTGCTGCCCATGCACGGCGCGGCGGCGATGGTGCTCGACGATGTCACCGACGTAGCCATTGCCCTGCTGTTCTTCCTGCATGGCGCGCGCCTGCCGCGTGAATCGATCGTGGCCGGGCTGCTGCACTGGCGCCTGCACTTGACCATCCTGGCGTGCACCTTCGTGCTGTTCCCGTTGCTTGGGCTGCTGTTCAAGCCCTTGGATGGCTGGCTGCTTACCCCGGAGCTGTACATCGGCGTGCTGTTCCTGTGTGCGCTGCCGTCCACGGTGCAGTCGTCCATCGCCTTCACCTCGATGGCGCGCGGCAACGTGCCGGCGGCGGTGTGCAGCGCCTCGCTGTCGAGCATCCTCGGTGTCTTCCTCACCCCGTTGCTGCTGGCCCTGCTGGCCGGCACCGAGGGCGGCATGCACAACCCGGTGCAGGCCATCGCCAGCATCATGCTGCAGCTGCTGGTGCCGTTCGTGGCCGGCCACCTGCTGCGCCCGTGGATCGCCGGCTGGGTGGAACGCCAGCGCGCGCTGCTGCGCTACACCGACCAGGCCACCATTCTGCTGGTGGTGTATTCGGCGTTCGGCGAAGCGGTCAGCGAAGGGCTGTGGAGCAAGACGCCGCTGGTGTCGCTGTTCACCGTGGCGCTTGTTGCCGCGGTTCTGCTCGGCATCGCAATGCCGCTGATCCGCTTCATTGCCCGCCGACTGGGCTTCAACCGCGAAGACGAAATCACCATCCTGTTCTGCGGCTCCAAGAAGAGCCTGGCCACCGGCGTCCCGATCGCCAAGGTACTGTTCGCCGGCGGCAGCCTGGGCGCGATCGTGCTGCCGATCATGATCTACCACCAGATCCAGCTGATCGTCTGCGCGATGATCGCGCAGCGGTATGCGCGCGATCCGGTGGAACCGCTGAAGGGTGACGTGGGCAGTTGA
- a CDS encoding sulfur transferase domain-containing protein: protein MALPAVADTLPFAQPRPQLYSAGQPSAAQLQQAADAGVTTLIDLRQPDEDRGFDETAATERLGLRYVRIPVAGAAGLTDANARALRTALAQSSGPVLVHCASGNRAGALLALLNARDGASVEQALQLGRDAGMTSLEAPTRALLEQAAAR from the coding sequence ATGGCACTGCCTGCGGTGGCCGACACGCTGCCCTTCGCGCAGCCGCGCCCCCAGCTGTACAGCGCCGGCCAGCCCAGTGCCGCCCAGCTGCAGCAGGCTGCCGACGCGGGCGTCACTACCTTGATCGACCTGCGCCAGCCTGATGAAGACCGCGGCTTCGATGAAACCGCCGCCACCGAACGCCTCGGCCTGCGCTACGTGCGCATTCCGGTGGCCGGCGCGGCCGGCCTGACCGACGCCAATGCGCGCGCACTGCGCACGGCGCTGGCGCAGAGCAGCGGTCCGGTGCTGGTGCATTGCGCCTCCGGCAACCGCGCCGGTGCGCTGCTGGCGCTGTTGAACGCACGCGATGGCGCCTCGGTGGAGCAAGCCCTGCAGCTGGGTCGCGATGCCGGCATGACCTCGCTGGAAGCCCCTACCCGCGCCCTGCTCGAACAGGCTGCCGCGCGTTGA